A stretch of the Lolium perenne isolate Kyuss_39 chromosome 3, Kyuss_2.0, whole genome shotgun sequence genome encodes the following:
- the LOC127340490 gene encoding uncharacterized protein, translating into MEHLARYSAPRTRVYHLMAEGMAFKVPVALRARRRAAVLQLLVASETLVFRICYADEVPQVLKEFLQDRNIRFCGAAMGNDVKMLRHYGIHITSVYDLQKVLPNPTNNPTPSLYDLANYTIGTNLEKTKKYKKMDVPAAQEKEDELIFGWANFSLSYEQVHYAALDARLGFEIARRHWMLVGYNSHVDRLNI; encoded by the exons ATGGAGCACCTTGCGCGCTACTCGGCTCCTCGAACTCGGGTGTACCACCTCATGGCCGAAGGGATGGCTTTCAAGGTCCCGGTCGCGCTCCGTGCAAGAAGG CGCGCCGCCGTCCTTCAACTCTTGGTGGCGTCCGAGACGTTGGTGTTCCGGATTTGTTATGCCGATGAAGTGCCACAAGTGCTCAAGGAGTTCTTGCAGGACAGGAACATCAGATTCTGCGGCGCCGCTATGGGCAATGATGTGAAAATGCTGCGTCACTATGGCATTCATATCACTTCTGTGTACGACCTCCAGAAGGTACTCCCGAACCCCACCAACAATCCCACTCCGAGTCTATATGATTTGGCAAACTATACCATTGGGACAAACCTTGAGAAGACGaagaagtacaagaagatggaCGTCCCCGCCGCGCAAGAAAAAGAAGATGAGCTCATTTTTGGATGGGCTAATTTTTCATTGAGCTACGAGCAAGTGCACTATGCTGCTCTAGACGCTCGCCTGGGCTTCGAGATTGCTAGGAGGCATTGGATGCTAGTTGGCTACAATAGCCATGTTGATCGTCTCAATATTTAG